In the genome of Chloroflexota bacterium, one region contains:
- a CDS encoding sugar ABC transporter substrate-binding protein codes for MSKKKDVPRREFPRTAALVCVGLIVAGLLTVGCVAAPPQEVVTVIETVIVEKEVGGETITVVETVEVEKIVEITAVPQPSGERVPIVFLSQETDPLSVAIFRKAIQDFEVANPDIRVELQFAGPDQIVETMVAALSAGASALDVFQPNPAVGFLLGAEGQLLPLNDMVEEMGGDDYFLGGENFLRLGDDIYGVPFGGGIAMVWYRQDLFEEAGIPIPETLEEFEAAARHFTREFNPDSPTEYGVTLPLGHHGATWLFGAPFLYGFGGEIFDEDLNVVFDSPETVAAVEWYTNMAQYTSDAAVGYAWGDLIDTFLTEQSAMTFYMGRPLGRAYLNAPHLVGNIGVFPYPTENIKATFSDPSYYAINANSEHPEEAQRWVEYLLSPEVSAEVFCTIPTHITPINQDQLDWWNQDVTGCDMLDENKEIKEAFGEYSLDAYNPIVNAGGIYKATQEGADRAAFTGSPNPLYSAPDYPFAAAVQKVVVDGMSPADAVKEVALEAARVVEEQKKEMGWGE; via the coding sequence ATGTCTAAGAAGAAAGATGTTCCTCGTCGGGAGTTCCCACGCACGGCAGCCCTTGTCTGCGTCGGCCTGATTGTCGCGGGCCTGCTTACCGTAGGTTGTGTGGCAGCGCCGCCACAAGAGGTGGTAACTGTTATTGAAACAGTTATCGTTGAGAAGGAAGTTGGAGGCGAAACCATTACCGTTGTTGAAACCGTTGAGGTGGAAAAAATCGTCGAGATCACTGCCGTTCCACAGCCATCAGGGGAACGCGTGCCCATCGTCTTTCTAAGCCAGGAGACCGACCCCTTATCGGTGGCCATATTCCGAAAGGCCATCCAGGACTTTGAGGTTGCCAACCCGGATATCCGCGTCGAGCTTCAGTTCGCAGGACCGGATCAGATCGTCGAGACGATGGTGGCCGCGCTGTCTGCAGGTGCCTCAGCCCTCGACGTGTTCCAGCCGAACCCGGCCGTGGGATTCCTGCTGGGGGCGGAAGGCCAGCTGTTGCCGCTCAACGACATGGTCGAGGAAATGGGAGGCGACGACTATTTCCTGGGGGGCGAAAACTTCTTGAGATTGGGCGATGACATCTATGGCGTCCCCTTCGGCGGCGGCATAGCTATGGTCTGGTACCGCCAGGATCTGTTCGAGGAAGCTGGTATCCCCATACCAGAGACCCTCGAGGAATTCGAAGCGGCCGCCAGGCACTTCACCAGGGAGTTCAACCCCGATTCGCCCACGGAATATGGAGTCACTTTGCCGCTGGGACACCATGGAGCCACCTGGCTGTTTGGGGCTCCCTTCCTCTATGGCTTTGGCGGCGAGATCTTTGACGAGGACCTGAACGTGGTCTTCGATAGCCCTGAAACGGTAGCGGCTGTGGAGTGGTACACGAATATGGCCCAGTACACCTCTGATGCAGCGGTAGGTTATGCCTGGGGTGATCTGATCGACACCTTCCTCACGGAACAGTCAGCCATGACCTTCTACATGGGACGTCCCCTGGGGCGCGCTTATCTCAACGCGCCGCACCTGGTGGGCAATATCGGCGTCTTTCCCTACCCAACCGAAAATATCAAGGCGACGTTCAGCGATCCCAGCTACTACGCTATCAACGCCAATAGTGAGCATCCGGAGGAGGCCCAGCGCTGGGTCGAGTACCTGCTCTCTCCTGAGGTATCCGCCGAGGTCTTCTGCACTATCCCCACGCACATCACGCCCATCAACCAGGATCAGCTGGACTGGTGGAACCAGGATGTGACCGGCTGCGATATGCTGGATGAGAACAAAGAGATCAAGGAGGCCTTTGGGGAATACTCACTGGACGCCTACAATCCTATCGTCAACGCCGGTGGCATCTACAAGGCAACACAGGAGGGCGCCGACAGGGCGGCCTTCACGGGATCCCCCAATCCGCTCTACTCGGCCCCCGACTATCCCTTCGCCGCCGCTGTCCAGAAAGTCGTCGTCGATGGTATGTCGCCGGCCGACGCCGTCAAGGAAGTTGCGCTCGAAGCCGCGAGGGTGGTGGAGGAACAGAAGAAAGAGATGGGCTGGGGAGAGTAG
- a CDS encoding carbohydrate ABC transporter permease: MGVEATSSQPPADRGARGLLRSREQQITILYLLIAVTIVLILEVPLIYMTVSSFKPGVEVYRVPPTFFPTEWVLNGYQELLELSNMVIALRNSTMVATLASTLGVTLSVGFCYTITRFRMPGMRFFTILMLFVYVLPGILLMIPMVRIWGKLGLTGGLLPLALTYVSFTLPFSIWMLRSHFAGIPLELEEAALVDGANRAQSFIKIILPLARPGIIATFIFTFILSWNEVLFATIFASSQKNVVVSTTLSNLLNERSGWHSWGMINAAGVVATLPVLVFFMLIQRQLVAGFTEGAIKG, from the coding sequence ATGGGTGTAGAAGCCACATCTTCCCAACCCCCGGCTGACCGTGGGGCCAGAGGCCTCCTGCGCTCGCGCGAACAGCAGATCACAATACTATACTTGCTTATCGCCGTGACCATTGTCCTGATCCTTGAGGTACCCTTGATTTACATGACGGTCAGTTCGTTCAAACCGGGCGTCGAGGTGTACCGCGTTCCACCCACCTTCTTTCCCACAGAGTGGGTACTGAACGGCTATCAGGAACTGCTTGAGCTCTCCAACATGGTCATTGCCCTCAGGAACAGCACCATGGTGGCTACGCTGGCCTCCACGCTGGGTGTTACTTTGAGCGTGGGGTTCTGTTACACAATCACCCGATTCCGCATGCCCGGCATGCGGTTCTTCACGATCCTGATGCTCTTTGTCTATGTCTTGCCCGGCATCCTGTTGATGATTCCGATGGTCAGGATATGGGGGAAGCTGGGGCTTACGGGAGGGTTGTTACCGCTGGCCTTGACCTACGTCTCTTTCACCCTTCCCTTTTCTATCTGGATGTTGCGTTCCCACTTTGCCGGCATTCCGCTGGAGCTGGAGGAGGCGGCGCTGGTGGATGGAGCGAATCGAGCACAGTCCTTTATCAAGATCATCCTGCCGCTGGCCCGTCCGGGCATCATCGCCACGTTCATTTTTACCTTCATTCTCTCCTGGAACGAGGTGCTCTTTGCGACAATCTTCGCTTCGTCCCAAAAAAATGTTGTAGTATCCACCACGCTCTCCAACCTGCTCAACGAGAGGAGCGGCTGGCATTCGTGGGGGATGATTAACGCGGCCGGGGTGGTGGCCACGCTGCCGGTGCTGGTGTTCTTTATGCTAATCCAACGCCAACTGGTAGCGGGCTTTACCGAGGGCGCTATCAAAGGATGA
- a CDS encoding sugar ABC transporter permease: MAERLGITLVSGGKVQTQDLVMALVMFLPAFLVLVFLGTYPIITALITAFQRRPLFDLDSTVWVGLDNFTSVFQHPQLWNSFSNDIVFTIASISIQTVVGMAVALLLHQQFTGRNILRGFVLFSYVFPVAVAAIIWRFMLSDSVGIIHHLIDAWNLPIPNTWFASPKTAMPSVIMVTAWKYFPFMVITFLARLQTIDVTLYEAAKVDGANALQRFRYVTLPMLMPVIIITLLLRTIWTFNNWEIVALLTQGGPVYSTITPPILVYDTLFKEFSLGRAAAISFLMVVTLLVAMVFYLYAYDRSEERLT, encoded by the coding sequence TTGGCTGAGAGACTGGGTATCACCCTGGTTAGCGGCGGAAAGGTCCAGACGCAAGACCTGGTTATGGCTCTTGTTATGTTCTTGCCCGCCTTCCTGGTACTGGTCTTTCTGGGCACATATCCCATCATCACCGCTTTGATAACAGCTTTCCAGCGCCGCCCATTATTTGATCTGGACAGTACGGTCTGGGTGGGATTGGACAACTTCACCAGCGTTTTCCAGCATCCCCAACTCTGGAATTCCTTTTCCAATGACATTGTGTTCACAATCGCCTCGATCAGCATTCAGACGGTGGTAGGCATGGCTGTAGCGCTTCTGCTGCACCAACAGTTTACGGGGCGCAATATATTACGCGGCTTTGTGCTGTTCAGCTACGTGTTCCCCGTCGCTGTGGCGGCCATTATCTGGCGTTTTATGCTCAGCGACAGCGTGGGTATTATCCATCACCTGATTGACGCCTGGAATTTGCCCATACCCAACACCTGGTTTGCATCTCCCAAGACGGCTATGCCATCGGTCATCATGGTGACGGCCTGGAAGTACTTTCCTTTCATGGTGATCACCTTCCTGGCGCGTCTCCAGACCATTGACGTGACGCTATACGAGGCGGCCAAGGTGGATGGCGCCAACGCCCTTCAGAGGTTTCGCTACGTCACGCTGCCCATGTTGATGCCCGTGATCATCATCACGTTGCTGTTGCGCACCATATGGACTTTCAACAACTGGGAAATTGTTGCGTTGCTGACCCAGGGAGGGCCTGTCTACTCGACAATAACACCGCCGATTCTGGTGTACGACACCTTGTTCAAAGAGTTCAGCCTGGGGCGTGCAGCCGCGATATCTTTCCTGATGGTAGTAACGCTATTAGTGGCCATGGTCTTCTACTTGTATGCTTACGACCGCTCGGAAGAACGTCTGACGTAA
- a CDS encoding transketolase C-terminal domain-containing protein produces the protein MEWEKASLRVALGKTLLELGGKVPNMLVINADLRSSVQTTFFMNEYPERTIEVGIAEQNMIGVATGLAMMGYIPFTVTFARFASKRAADQISLCVDYCQTNVRIIGAYAGIFTGAQGATQQMISDTAAMRSMPNMTVIDTADVHEIRAVLHYAVEHIGPLYIRIGRDSWPVVFDESYKFELGKGVWLREGSDVVLMNSGVLLPYAIEAAELLQQEGIDAGIVNMPSVKPIDEALINDVARNVGAIVTLENHNVQGGFGSAVAEVLVKNHPVPVEFIGLQNVYAESAPNDDLSEKYQLTAPWVAAAARRAIERRNKHRSRRT, from the coding sequence ATGGAATGGGAAAAGGCTTCATTGCGGGTAGCATTGGGCAAGACACTGTTGGAACTGGGTGGCAAAGTCCCCAACATGCTGGTCATCAACGCCGACCTGCGGAGTTCCGTACAAACCACCTTCTTTATGAACGAGTACCCGGAACGCACCATAGAGGTAGGTATTGCAGAGCAAAACATGATCGGTGTTGCCACGGGCCTGGCGATGATGGGCTATATTCCCTTTACCGTCACCTTTGCCCGCTTTGCCAGCAAGCGCGCTGCTGACCAAATTTCATTGTGCGTGGACTACTGCCAGACCAACGTGCGCATCATCGGGGCGTATGCCGGTATCTTCACGGGCGCTCAGGGAGCGACCCAGCAAATGATAAGCGACACGGCCGCCATGCGCTCCATGCCCAACATGACGGTGATTGACACCGCTGACGTCCATGAAATCCGCGCGGTGTTGCACTACGCGGTGGAACACATTGGCCCGTTGTACATCCGCATCGGCAGGGACTCGTGGCCGGTCGTCTTCGACGAATCGTACAAATTTGAACTGGGTAAGGGCGTTTGGCTGCGAGAGGGCAGCGACGTGGTGCTGATGAACTCGGGTGTCCTGCTGCCCTACGCCATAGAAGCGGCAGAGCTATTGCAGCAAGAGGGCATCGATGCCGGCATAGTCAACATGCCATCGGTCAAGCCGATTGATGAGGCTCTTATCAACGACGTGGCCCGCAACGTGGGCGCCATTGTGACGCTGGAAAACCACAACGTCCAGGGCGGCTTTGGCAGCGCGGTGGCCGAGGTGCTGGTCAAAAATCATCCCGTACCGGTGGAATTCATTGGCCTTCAGAATGTGTACGCCGAGTCGGCGCCCAACGACGACCTGTCCGAGAAGTATCAATTGACAGCGCCGTGGGTTGCAGCCGCGGCCAGACGGGCGATAGAGAGAAGAAACAAGCACCGGTCCCGACGAACCTAG
- a CDS encoding transketolase has product MTQITDRNGKPYEVDQKEVRQLEYICELVRQDILNTLYRVGRGHSGPSLSLVELLVTLYFRELRLDPTNPKWLDRDRFILSKGHGAVGLYSVFAERGLIPKEELDTFESLGTRLQGSVDSVWLPWVELTTGSLGQGLSVSLGIAMGAKRQGKDIRSYCIMGDGETQEGNVWEAAMCAAKYKQDNLLAIVDWNGLQGGVRQEVMPSMEPYRAKWEAFGWHVLDVPGHDIAALLTAYHQARQVKDKPTIIVAHTVKGKGVSYMENKVEWHGGNVTRPLYEQAMSEINARLDALSDYAEVQ; this is encoded by the coding sequence ATGACACAAATCACAGATAGAAATGGAAAACCCTACGAGGTAGATCAAAAAGAGGTCAGGCAGCTCGAATACATCTGTGAATTGGTGCGGCAAGATATTCTCAATACGCTGTACAGGGTTGGTCGCGGCCATTCCGGCCCTTCCCTATCCCTTGTGGAACTCCTGGTGACGCTCTATTTCAGGGAACTGCGCCTGGACCCCACAAATCCCAAGTGGCTCGACCGGGACCGCTTCATCCTCTCAAAAGGGCACGGGGCCGTTGGGCTATATTCCGTCTTCGCTGAGCGCGGCCTGATTCCCAAAGAGGAACTGGATACCTTTGAGAGCCTGGGAACCCGTCTGCAGGGGAGTGTGGACTCGGTCTGGCTGCCCTGGGTCGAGCTGACGACAGGCTCGTTGGGGCAAGGGCTTTCGGTCTCGCTGGGAATAGCTATGGGCGCCAAACGGCAAGGGAAAGACATCCGTTCCTACTGCATCATGGGCGACGGCGAGACACAGGAAGGGAACGTGTGGGAGGCGGCGATGTGCGCGGCCAAGTACAAGCAGGACAACCTGCTGGCCATTGTAGACTGGAACGGCCTGCAGGGTGGCGTGAGACAGGAGGTCATGCCCAGCATGGAGCCCTACAGGGCCAAGTGGGAGGCCTTCGGCTGGCACGTTCTGGATGTGCCGGGGCACGACATTGCCGCGCTGCTGACAGCGTACCACCAGGCCCGGCAGGTGAAAGACAAACCCACCATCATCGTGGCCCACACGGTCAAGGGCAAGGGCGTGTCCTATATGGAAAACAAGGTCGAGTGGCACGGTGGAAACGTGACCAGGCCGCTGTACGAGCAGGCAATGAGCGAAATTAACGCTCGGCTGGACGCGTTGAGCGACTATGCAGAGGTACAATGA
- a CDS encoding Gfo/Idh/MocA family oxidoreductase, with amino-acid sequence MKPLRVGFIGCGRHATKMLYPSLHLARIELAAVCDVDEVKARRNARWFGAERVYTDHRRMLEEESLEAVLICTGPKTHAPLALDCIERGLPVFVEKPPALNLAGAEHLRDRSEVLGVPVMVGTMKRHALIYRRMKQVISVPDFGPVAAVEAKMALGWKNSNGFALLLDAGIHTLDLLRFLMGDVTEVSHQKYELDETHTSYAIALKFESGAVGTLSVSDQQLWRRSNERVEITGNGQFVLAENMIHLSHYRPDGEISVWEPGFSIPNDENSTFFIGGYAGELRSFAQAVREGTSMQAGIADACAALQIIRQIEPEESYVKGTVEGAVEYPHWQSENFWLRVLT; translated from the coding sequence GTGAAACCATTACGCGTTGGTTTTATTGGCTGTGGCCGGCACGCCACCAAGATGCTCTATCCCAGTCTCCATCTGGCCCGTATTGAACTGGCGGCAGTCTGCGATGTTGACGAAGTTAAAGCGCGGCGCAACGCCAGATGGTTCGGCGCTGAGCGCGTTTACACTGATCACAGACGGATGCTGGAGGAAGAGTCGTTAGAAGCGGTGTTGATCTGCACCGGACCAAAGACACACGCGCCGCTGGCCCTGGATTGCATAGAACGGGGATTACCTGTGTTTGTGGAAAAACCGCCGGCGCTGAACCTGGCCGGGGCGGAGCATTTACGCGATCGCAGCGAGGTGTTGGGTGTGCCGGTCATGGTGGGGACGATGAAGCGCCACGCCCTCATTTACCGCCGGATGAAGCAGGTCATTTCGGTCCCTGACTTTGGCCCCGTCGCCGCCGTAGAGGCCAAGATGGCCCTGGGCTGGAAGAACAGCAACGGCTTTGCCCTGCTGCTCGATGCGGGGATCCATACCCTCGATCTGCTGCGCTTTCTGATGGGAGATGTAACTGAGGTTTCCCATCAAAAGTACGAACTCGATGAAACCCATACCAGCTATGCCATCGCGCTGAAATTCGAGTCCGGCGCTGTCGGTACCCTGTCCGTCTCTGACCAACAGTTATGGAGACGAAGCAACGAACGGGTGGAGATCACCGGCAACGGGCAGTTCGTCCTGGCCGAGAATATGATCCATCTGTCTCATTATCGGCCGGATGGGGAGATCAGTGTATGGGAGCCTGGCTTTTCTATCCCCAACGACGAAAACTCAACTTTTTTTATCGGCGGCTACGCCGGCGAGTTACGCTCGTTTGCGCAGGCGGTACGCGAGGGTACATCCATGCAGGCCGGAATCGCCGATGCCTGCGCTGCTCTGCAGATTATCAGGCAGATAGAACCGGAAGAGAGCTACGTAAAAGGAACTGTCGAAGGAGCGGTGGAGTACCCCCACTGGCAGTCGGAGAATTTCTGGCTGCGTGTGTTAACCTAG
- a CDS encoding 3-oxoacyl-ACP reductase family protein, producing the protein MTTGLSGKVALVTGSSQGIGAGAALSLARGGVDVAVNYLRAAELAQEVCEQIRALGRQAHVIQADVTDAEAVRHMVAEVEQTIGPIDILVNNAGHNPARTILEISEADWDWVLDLNLKAYFLCTKAVLPGMLERKEGRIINITSISGQRGGFSCDVDYSAAKAGIMGFTRALARWAAPRGILVNAIAPGYIETQMQGGVISPHLASLIDRVPLKRQGTPEEIGEVVAFLAGPAATYIVGEVISVNGGAHIA; encoded by the coding sequence ATGACGACTGGCCTTTCCGGAAAAGTAGCATTGGTAACCGGCTCCTCACAGGGCATTGGCGCCGGTGCAGCGCTCTCTCTGGCCCGCGGCGGGGTAGACGTGGCCGTGAACTATCTGCGTGCGGCGGAACTGGCGCAGGAAGTCTGTGAGCAAATTCGGGCGCTGGGACGGCAGGCCCACGTGATACAGGCGGACGTGACCGATGCCGAGGCCGTCAGACATATGGTCGCAGAGGTGGAGCAGACGATTGGCCCGATTGATATCCTGGTGAACAACGCCGGCCACAATCCCGCCCGCACTATTCTGGAAATCAGCGAAGCGGATTGGGACTGGGTGTTGGATCTGAACCTGAAAGCCTACTTCCTCTGCACTAAGGCCGTACTGCCGGGGATGTTGGAGCGAAAAGAGGGGCGCATTATCAACATCACCTCTATCTCCGGCCAACGGGGCGGTTTTTCGTGCGACGTGGACTACTCGGCGGCCAAGGCCGGCATTATGGGTTTTACCCGCGCTCTGGCCCGTTGGGCCGCTCCCCGAGGCATATTGGTGAACGCGATTGCGCCCGGCTACATCGAGACCCAGATGCAAGGCGGCGTGATTTCGCCACACCTGGCGAGCTTGATAGATCGTGTTCCGTTGAAACGCCAGGGAACGCCGGAAGAAATCGGCGAGGTCGTCGCTTTCCTGGCAGGGCCGGCAGCCACCTATATCGTCGGTGAAGTGATCAGCGTGAATGGCGGCGCCCACATCGCATGA
- a CDS encoding alpha/beta hydrolase, whose translation MPSLTINDIELWFEREGHGRPVIFLHAFAITGKMWFPQALALTAAGYDVVCVDQRGHGRSSSPPGPYTIPQMAEDIHRFITSLNLKEVCVVGLSMGGRVALRLALDYPRDVAALVLVSAKSEPAREIQFELEALATRAEQGEVDRAVSEWYEERYQRLAGCAPELTRCLIEEWRTKPGNGFAGAARAIIEMEEMTTRVSEISVPVLAVAGALDSPCLPFVAWYERAIPDCRGTIVAEAAHFVNVEQPDRFNDLLLTFLADHAGCGVRASSIQTSTTFHALSG comes from the coding sequence ATGCCCAGTCTGACAATCAACGACATAGAACTATGGTTTGAGCGGGAGGGGCACGGCCGGCCCGTGATTTTTCTGCATGCCTTTGCCATTACCGGCAAAATGTGGTTCCCCCAGGCGCTGGCCTTGACCGCTGCCGGCTACGATGTCGTCTGTGTCGACCAGCGCGGGCACGGCCGATCTTCCTCTCCACCCGGTCCTTACACTATCCCCCAGATGGCAGAGGACATTCATCGTTTCATCACCAGCCTGAACCTGAAGGAGGTCTGTGTCGTCGGGTTGTCAATGGGCGGCCGGGTAGCACTGCGCCTGGCGCTGGATTACCCGCGGGATGTAGCCGCCCTTGTGCTGGTCAGCGCCAAGTCGGAACCGGCGCGGGAAATCCAGTTTGAGTTGGAGGCTCTGGCGACACGGGCAGAACAAGGGGAGGTGGACAGGGCCGTTAGCGAATGGTACGAGGAACGCTACCAGCGGCTGGCCGGGTGCGCACCGGAACTGACACGCTGCTTGATAGAAGAATGGCGTACAAAACCGGGCAACGGGTTTGCCGGCGCCGCCCGCGCCATCATCGAGATGGAAGAAATGACGACGCGGGTTTCAGAAATAAGCGTCCCTGTCCTGGCCGTGGCGGGTGCCCTTGATTCGCCATGCCTTCCCTTTGTCGCCTGGTACGAGCGCGCTATCCCTGATTGCCGGGGAACCATTGTGGCGGAGGCGGCCCATTTTGTAAACGTGGAGCAACCAGACCGCTTCAACGATCTGCTCCTGACATTTCTGGCCGATCACGCCGGGTGTGGTGTAAGGGCATCAAGCATCCAGACGAGTACAACTTTTCATGCCCTGTCCGGTTGA
- a CDS encoding IclR family transcriptional regulator, whose amino-acid sequence MTTTNLSVERALIILKHLSRADQGMGIREIGRELGISPAGVQKIMNALNAQDFVVQNEETKRYALGPVMLQIGLAMLGQLEVRQVARPYLKALAKETNETALLGIRDSDEVFYIDKFLPDSEIRMDVPLGVSRPYHCTAVGKILLAQLPAGEFERLAAANSFAQVTPNSITDPDQLAAEVEDIRQKGYALDREEFKLGARCVAAPIYNHNGQLVAAITVAGPAGRIEENLDALVEQVLTKGQEISTRLGYVALPDGPASRRSDGENLAYPPTIIPQEA is encoded by the coding sequence ATGACCACTACTAATCTGTCTGTTGAACGTGCGCTCATCATTCTCAAGCACCTGTCCCGCGCTGACCAGGGCATGGGTATCCGGGAAATAGGTCGTGAACTGGGGATAAGCCCGGCAGGCGTTCAGAAAATTATGAATGCGCTTAACGCACAGGACTTCGTTGTTCAGAATGAAGAGACCAAACGCTATGCTCTGGGGCCGGTTATGCTGCAAATTGGGCTGGCGATGTTAGGGCAGTTAGAGGTAAGACAGGTCGCTCGTCCCTATTTGAAAGCATTGGCAAAAGAAACAAACGAAACGGCTTTGTTAGGCATCCGCGACAGCGATGAAGTTTTCTACATTGACAAATTCCTGCCTGATTCGGAGATTCGGATGGATGTACCTTTGGGAGTGAGCCGGCCATACCACTGCACGGCAGTGGGCAAGATACTCCTGGCCCAGTTGCCCGCCGGTGAATTTGAGCGCCTGGCTGCCGCAAACAGCTTTGCCCAGGTGACACCCAACTCGATTACCGATCCGGATCAACTGGCGGCAGAGGTAGAAGATATTCGTCAAAAAGGCTACGCGCTGGACCGCGAAGAGTTCAAACTCGGCGCGCGGTGCGTTGCCGCACCCATATACAATCATAACGGCCAATTGGTGGCTGCCATTACAGTTGCAGGCCCGGCAGGACGTATAGAGGAAAATCTGGACGCTCTCGTCGAACAGGTACTGACCAAGGGCCAGGAAATATCGACTCGTCTGGGTTATGTCGCTCTTCCGGATGGTCCCGCGTCCCGAAGGAGTGACGGTGAGAATCTCGCTTATCCGCCTACGATCATTCCCCAGGAAGCCTGA
- a CDS encoding sugar-binding transcriptional regulator: MATVERLELMHLAAMLYYTAHKTQNEIAEELSVSRQTVSRLLIQAREEGIVKITITNPFANMEHLADSLQKALNLSTVIVIPGEDASQAQIRRHLGYATARYLETAIGTGDTVGIGWGRTLSEVVEALNVDGARGLTVAPLMGGLNHIAPSFQVHEMARIFSEKLGGVWKPFYVPAIVENEALRQSLLDSQDVRQIMDSWKTLNVVLVGIGDIDLGPDVHMLFADYMDDNRMSHLKQADAVGDICMRFFDIQGDPIANGLPGVVGIELAEIRGARLRIGVAGGGEKAEAIIGAARGGFINTLITDESAASRIINQLS, from the coding sequence ATGGCCACGGTCGAACGATTGGAGCTCATGCACCTTGCTGCTATGCTCTATTACACCGCCCACAAAACACAGAACGAGATTGCCGAGGAGTTGTCCGTTTCCCGGCAAACGGTATCGCGACTTCTTATCCAGGCACGGGAAGAAGGGATCGTAAAGATCACCATCACCAATCCCTTTGCCAACATGGAACACCTCGCCGACTCTCTGCAAAAGGCGCTCAATCTGAGCACTGTCATCGTTATCCCGGGCGAAGATGCAAGCCAGGCGCAGATCCGCAGACATCTGGGATACGCAACAGCCCGTTACCTGGAAACGGCGATCGGGACAGGCGATACCGTGGGCATTGGTTGGGGAAGGACACTATCCGAGGTTGTGGAGGCGTTGAACGTGGATGGCGCCAGGGGATTGACTGTGGCCCCTCTGATGGGTGGGTTGAATCATATCGCTCCCAGTTTCCAGGTGCATGAGATGGCGCGCATTTTCAGCGAGAAGCTGGGGGGAGTATGGAAGCCGTTTTATGTGCCTGCCATCGTCGAAAACGAGGCGCTGCGCCAGTCTCTGTTGGATTCGCAGGATGTCAGGCAGATCATGGACAGCTGGAAGACTCTGAACGTTGTGCTTGTCGGTATTGGGGACATCGATCTGGGTCCCGATGTTCATATGCTGTTTGCCGATTACATGGACGACAACAGGATGTCCCATTTGAAGCAAGCGGACGCGGTGGGCGACATCTGTATGCGGTTTTTCGATATTCAAGGAGATCCCATTGCAAATGGCCTGCCCGGCGTGGTGGGCATAGAACTGGCAGAAATCCGCGGCGCGCGACTGCGCATCGGCGTTGCCGGCGGCGGCGAAAAAGCCGAAGCCATCATCGGCGCGGCGCGCGGCGGTTTTATCAACACGCTCATCACCGATGAGTCGGCTGCATCTCGCATTATCAACCAGCTTTCATAG
- a CDS encoding fructose-bisphosphate aldolase produces the protein MNPGKQIRLNRIFASDGRSVVVAMDHGLPGVTPLASLSQPGRLIEQVAVGGADAILTTPGIAERFAPHIGLLGLIVRLDGAVTMLGQGGEMRLIASVEDALRLGADAVAVMGFCGTDDEANSLETLGKVATECRRLGIPLLAEMLPMGYGAEPTLIQLVQAARIGAEMGADIIKLPYVGPAVAFEEVIETCFAPILVLGGSAKTTDSVLTQVQDALSAGAAGVAIGRNVWLQEDATMMTNSIVKAVHGEQPS, from the coding sequence ATGAACCCAGGAAAACAGATTCGCTTGAATCGCATCTTCGCCAGCGATGGGCGTAGCGTTGTTGTGGCGATGGATCATGGCTTGCCCGGCGTGACGCCATTGGCAAGCTTGAGCCAGCCGGGACGCCTGATCGAACAAGTGGCAGTGGGCGGGGCCGACGCCATTTTGACCACGCCAGGCATTGCCGAACGTTTCGCGCCACACATTGGGCTACTGGGGCTTATCGTGCGCCTGGATGGGGCGGTGACGATGTTGGGGCAAGGGGGCGAGATGCGCCTGATTGCCTCGGTGGAAGATGCCCTGAGGCTGGGAGCTGATGCAGTGGCTGTCATGGGCTTCTGCGGAACCGACGATGAGGCCAACAGCCTGGAAACGTTGGGGAAAGTGGCCACGGAGTGCCGCCGGCTGGGCATACCGCTTCTGGCCGAGATGCTGCCCATGGGCTATGGCGCTGAACCCACCCTCATCCAATTGGTGCAGGCTGCCCGCATCGGAGCCGAAATGGGGGCAGATATCATCAAATTGCCCTATGTGGGCCCGGCTGTAGCCTTCGAGGAAGTGATTGAAACCTGTTTCGCGCCAATCCTGGTCCTGGGTGGCAGCGCCAAGACAACGGATTCAGTGCTGACACAGGTCCAGGACGCCCTATCCGCCGGAGCAGCAGGCGTAGCCATCGGTCGCAATGTCTGGCTGCAAGAAGATGCAACAATGATGACAAACTCAATTGTAAAAGCTGTGCATGGTGAACAACCATCGTGA